Proteins encoded together in one Methanobacterium sp. window:
- a CDS encoding TfoX/Sxy family protein, with amino-acid sequence MASDIEFVQYVCEQVNETGRIRYRKMFGEYMVYVNDKPLLLVCNNSVYVKKHECLVGLLKESEKGIPYKGAKEHYILDIDDKEICSDVINLIEPLVPVPQAKK; translated from the coding sequence ATGGCATCAGATATTGAATTCGTACAGTATGTTTGTGAGCAAGTAAATGAGACTGGCAGAATTCGTTATAGAAAAATGTTTGGTGAGTATATGGTTTATGTGAATGATAAACCACTACTATTAGTATGTAATAATAGTGTTTATGTAAAGAAACATGAATGTCTTGTGGGATTATTGAAAGAATCAGAAAAAGGAATCCCTTATAAAGGGGCCAAAGAACATTACATACTGGATATTGATGATAAAGAAATATGTAGCGATGTTATTAATCTTATAGAACCATTAGTGCCTGTACCTCAAGCGAAAAAATAA